One Chryseobacterium sp. StRB126 genomic region harbors:
- a CDS encoding T9SS type A sorting domain-containing protein, with protein MIGDLSFAVRNLGIGIMLMAGSALSAQQGCNNTDPGNNVGDWGCVTFTYRGQPVTYTTVRAADGNIWLQQNLGSGRVAESLDDEQSYGDMFQWGRWDDGHQLRNSSVISPPSDNTPEGLQGTDSFITGTPAWWASNGADDKWTGTGLSDVTETVGIDPCKAVGLGWKLPSQTDWENIAQGENIISPAKAYGGNLKLPMGGYRSSSDGGFTFVGKRGYFWSSTAAGIGGKYLYIGATVANAAAGASRGQGSSVRCIKTEAGLGTSDIILNKSAVNVYPNPVKGILTLKSDSMIEEVKMINAVGERVVVLFSDGQIDMNSLPSGLYMIELKLKNGESVVKKIMKN; from the coding sequence ATGATTGGAGATTTATCTTTTGCAGTACGAAATCTGGGAATAGGGATTATGCTGATGGCTGGAAGTGCATTAAGTGCCCAACAAGGCTGCAATAATACTGATCCTGGAAATAATGTTGGTGATTGGGGATGTGTAACCTTTACCTATCGTGGGCAGCCAGTTACCTATACTACCGTAAGAGCAGCAGATGGAAATATCTGGCTTCAGCAAAACCTTGGAAGTGGAAGAGTAGCAGAGTCTTTAGATGACGAACAGTCTTATGGGGATATGTTTCAATGGGGAAGATGGGATGATGGACATCAGTTGAGAAACTCTTCCGTAATATCTCCTCCTTCTGATAATACTCCCGAAGGATTGCAAGGAACGGATTCTTTTATCACAGGGACGCCAGCATGGTGGGCATCTAACGGAGCAGACGATAAATGGACAGGTACAGGACTATCTGATGTTACAGAAACAGTGGGAATTGATCCCTGCAAAGCAGTTGGCTTGGGGTGGAAACTTCCTTCCCAAACAGATTGGGAAAATATTGCTCAGGGGGAGAATATTATTTCTCCTGCAAAGGCTTATGGTGGAAATTTAAAGCTGCCAATGGGAGGCTATCGCAGCAGTTCAGATGGTGGTTTTACATTTGTTGGAAAAAGAGGATATTTCTGGAGTTCTACTGCTGCAGGAATCGGGGGTAAATATTTGTACATTGGTGCAACAGTAGCTAATGCAGCAGCAGGAGCTTCACGAGGGCAAGGCTCATCAGTAAGATGTATTAAAACAGAGGCAGGCTTGGGTACATCAGATATTATTCTAAACAAATCGGCAGTTAATGTATATCCAAATCCAGTCAAAGGAATTCTTACACTCAAAAGTGATTCTATGATTGAAGAAGTAAAGATGATTAACGCTGTCGGAGAACGTGTAGTAGTGTTATTTTCAGATGGTCAGATTGATATGAATAGCCTTCCTTCAGGGTTATATATGATAGAGTTAAAATTAAAGAACGGAGAATCTGTAGTTAAGAAAATTATGAAAAATTAA
- a CDS encoding helix-turn-helix transcriptional regulator produces the protein MGNQQKNEIVFKSENIEITTQDSSAFEGASRSYLLESSSSFNLLFLLSPDIHLKAHDYDTEFIFKKNQYILHYSPKKSKAELWTDSEEPLKYLHIQLNYQYISNLINPEMNGEGAEILENMIHNNFVFLQKATPPNMTVEMHIILKEILSYSKKGVMQKLFIEANIIKLLLLIFEQFNEKNNFETASKTPEIIKKFIDENYHRNIKAEEIGKWIGVNQNLIRKEFKAEFHTTINHYISELRMLKARKLITDKDIMIKEIAIECGYEYLQNFTRAFKKKFGVSPEHLRNNK, from the coding sequence ATGGGGAATCAACAAAAAAATGAGATCGTTTTCAAATCGGAGAATATTGAAATTACCACGCAGGATTCATCAGCATTTGAAGGGGCTTCAAGATCATACCTTCTGGAATCCTCATCTAGTTTTAATCTTCTGTTCTTATTAAGTCCGGACATTCATTTGAAGGCTCATGATTATGATACAGAATTCATATTCAAAAAAAATCAATACATCCTTCATTATTCACCAAAGAAAAGCAAAGCTGAATTATGGACAGACAGTGAAGAACCTCTGAAATATCTGCATATTCAACTCAATTACCAGTACATTTCAAATCTTATTAATCCGGAAATGAACGGAGAGGGAGCCGAAATTTTGGAAAATATGATCCATAACAACTTCGTCTTTCTTCAAAAAGCCACTCCTCCCAACATGACAGTTGAAATGCATATTATATTAAAAGAGATTTTAAGCTATTCTAAAAAAGGTGTGATGCAGAAACTGTTTATTGAAGCCAATATTATCAAGTTGCTGCTTCTCATTTTTGAACAGTTTAATGAAAAAAATAATTTTGAAACAGCATCAAAGACTCCTGAAATTATTAAAAAATTCATTGATGAAAATTATCATCGGAATATTAAAGCAGAGGAAATCGGAAAATGGATAGGAGTAAATCAAAACCTCATCAGAAAAGAGTTCAAAGCAGAATTCCATACAACAATCAACCATTACATCTCTGAGTTGAGAATGCTGAAAGCCAGGAAACTTATTACGGATAAGGACATTATGATTAAAGAAATAGCCATTGAATGCGGCTATGAATATCTACAGAATTTTACCCGTGCCTTTAAAAAGAAGTTTGGTGTATCTCCGGAACATCTGAGAAATAATAAATAG
- a CDS encoding fumarate hydratase, whose amino-acid sequence MEFRYQDPYPIQKDDTVYKKLTSDYVKIEKLGDREILTVDPKGLELLAEEAMADVSFMLRSSHLESLKRIIDDPEATDNDRFVAYNLLQNAAVAVEGALPSCQDTGTAIVMGKKGENVYTGVDDGEFLSRGIYNTYQKRNLRYSQVVPLTMFEEKNSGSNLPAQIDIYAKKGDYYEFLFLTKGGGSANKTFLYQKTKSLLNEKSLEEFVKEKISDLGTAACPPYHLALVIGGTSAEANLAAVKKASAKYFDNLPTEGNEAGQAFRDLEWEAKVQKICQESAIGAQFGGKYLTHDVRVIRLPRHAASCPVGMGVSCSADRNIKGKITKEGIFLEQLEQDPKRFLPATPPHLEEAVEVNLNKPMPEILAELSKYPIKTRLKLNGTLIVARDIAHAKIKEIIDSGKPMPEYFKNHPIYYAGPAKTPEGMASGSFGPTTAGRMDVYVDEFQSHGGSMIMLAKGNRSKDVTNACNKYGGFYLGSIGGPAAILAKDNIVSVDIVDFPELGMEAVRKIEVKDFPAFIITDDKGNDFFADLAH is encoded by the coding sequence ATGGAATTTAGATATCAGGATCCGTATCCAATTCAGAAAGATGATACGGTGTATAAAAAGCTTACATCAGATTATGTAAAGATTGAAAAACTGGGAGACAGAGAAATTCTAACTGTTGATCCAAAAGGGTTGGAATTATTGGCTGAAGAGGCTATGGCGGACGTTTCTTTCATGCTGCGTTCTTCCCACCTTGAAAGCCTTAAAAGAATCATTGATGATCCTGAAGCTACCGACAATGACAGATTCGTTGCCTATAACTTATTACAAAATGCTGCTGTAGCGGTTGAAGGAGCTCTTCCTTCTTGCCAGGATACAGGAACGGCAATCGTAATGGGTAAAAAAGGAGAAAACGTATACACTGGAGTGGATGACGGTGAATTCTTAAGCCGTGGAATCTACAATACTTACCAAAAAAGAAACTTAAGATATTCTCAAGTCGTTCCTTTAACGATGTTTGAAGAGAAAAATTCAGGATCAAACCTTCCGGCACAGATTGATATCTATGCTAAAAAAGGAGATTATTATGAGTTCTTATTCTTAACAAAAGGAGGGGGTTCTGCTAACAAAACCTTCCTTTACCAAAAGACAAAATCTTTATTGAACGAAAAGTCTCTTGAAGAATTCGTGAAGGAAAAGATTTCTGATCTTGGAACAGCAGCTTGCCCGCCCTATCACCTGGCATTAGTCATTGGAGGAACTTCTGCTGAAGCTAATCTTGCAGCGGTGAAAAAAGCTTCTGCAAAGTATTTTGATAATCTTCCAACAGAAGGAAATGAAGCCGGACAGGCTTTCAGAGACCTTGAATGGGAAGCTAAAGTTCAGAAGATCTGTCAGGAAAGTGCTATCGGAGCACAGTTTGGTGGAAAATACCTTACTCACGATGTAAGAGTAATCAGACTTCCTAGACACGCAGCATCTTGTCCGGTAGGAATGGGAGTTTCATGTTCAGCAGATAGAAATATCAAAGGAAAAATTACAAAAGAAGGGATCTTCCTTGAGCAGTTGGAGCAAGATCCAAAAAGATTCTTACCAGCAACGCCACCACATCTAGAAGAAGCTGTTGAAGTTAATTTGAATAAGCCAATGCCAGAAATTTTAGCTGAACTTTCAAAATATCCAATCAAAACAAGACTAAAACTTAACGGGACATTAATCGTAGCAAGAGATATTGCTCACGCTAAGATCAAAGAAATTATCGACAGCGGTAAACCGATGCCGGAATACTTCAAAAATCACCCAATCTACTATGCAGGACCGGCAAAAACACCGGAAGGAATGGCTTCAGGAAGCTTCGGGCCAACAACAGCAGGAAGAATGGACGTTTATGTAGATGAATTCCAAAGCCATGGTGGAAGTATGATTATGCTGGCAAAAGGAAACAGAAGTAAAGATGTTACCAATGCTTGTAACAAATACGGAGGTTTCTATCTTGGATCTATCGGTGGGCCTGCAGCAATCTTGGCAAAGGATAATATTGTATCTGTAGATATAGTAGATTTCCCGGAATTAGGAATGGAAGCAGTAAGAAAAATTGAAGTGAAAGATTTCCCTGCATTCATTATTACGGATGACAAAGGAAACGATTTCTTTGCAGATCTTGCTCATTAA
- the fumC gene encoding class II fumarate hydratase — MNYRIEKDTMGEVQVPADKLWGAQTERSRNNFKIGPEGSMPHEIIEAFAYLKKAAAYTNTDLGVLSAEKRDMIAKVCDEILEGKLNDQFPLVIWQTGSGTQSNMNVNEVVSNRAHVNNGGTLGEKSEIHPNDDVNKSQSSNDTYPTAMHIAAYKKVVEVTIPAVEKLKNTIAEKAKAFKDVVKIGRTHLMDATPLTLGQEFSGYVAQLEFGLRALKNTLPHLSELALGGTAVGTGLNTPNGYDVKVAEYIAEFTNHPFITAENKFEALAAHDAIVESHGALKQLAVSLYKIAQDIRLLASGPRSGIGEIHIPENEPGSSIMPGKVNPTQNEALTMVCAQVLGNDTTISFAGTQGNYELNVFKPVMAYNFLQSAQLIADACISFNDHCAVGIEPNHERIKELVAKSLMLVTALNTHIGYENAAKIAKTAHKNGTTLKEEAINLGLLTAEQFDEWVKPEDMVGSLK, encoded by the coding sequence ATGAATTACAGAATTGAAAAAGACACCATGGGAGAAGTGCAGGTCCCTGCAGATAAACTTTGGGGTGCACAGACCGAACGTTCAAGAAATAATTTCAAAATTGGTCCTGAAGGTTCTATGCCTCATGAGATCATTGAAGCCTTTGCTTATTTAAAGAAGGCTGCAGCTTACACCAATACAGATTTAGGAGTACTTTCGGCTGAAAAAAGAGATATGATCGCTAAGGTTTGTGATGAAATTCTTGAGGGCAAATTAAATGATCAGTTCCCTTTAGTGATCTGGCAAACCGGTTCCGGAACTCAATCCAACATGAACGTTAATGAAGTGGTTTCTAATCGTGCCCATGTTAATAATGGCGGAACTTTAGGTGAAAAATCTGAAATTCATCCAAATGATGATGTGAATAAATCTCAGTCATCCAATGATACTTATCCAACAGCAATGCATATTGCAGCCTATAAAAAAGTAGTGGAAGTGACTATTCCTGCTGTTGAAAAGCTGAAAAATACCATTGCTGAAAAAGCCAAAGCCTTCAAAGATGTAGTGAAAATCGGAAGGACCCACCTGATGGATGCTACTCCATTGACTTTAGGACAGGAGTTCTCAGGTTATGTTGCTCAACTGGAATTCGGACTAAGAGCTTTAAAAAATACCTTACCTCATCTTTCTGAGCTTGCATTGGGAGGTACCGCAGTAGGAACAGGATTGAATACTCCAAATGGTTATGATGTAAAAGTAGCTGAATACATTGCAGAATTCACCAACCATCCGTTCATCACCGCTGAAAATAAGTTTGAAGCATTAGCAGCACACGATGCTATTGTTGAAAGCCATGGAGCATTAAAGCAACTTGCTGTTTCTCTATACAAAATTGCTCAGGATATCAGATTACTGGCTTCCGGACCTCGTTCCGGAATCGGAGAGATCCACATCCCTGAAAATGAACCGGGATCATCCATCATGCCTGGAAAAGTAAATCCTACTCAAAACGAAGCTCTGACAATGGTCTGCGCTCAGGTTCTTGGAAATGACACTACTATTTCATTTGCCGGAACTCAAGGGAATTATGAACTGAATGTTTTCAAACCGGTGATGGCTTACAACTTCCTGCAATCTGCACAACTTATTGCTGATGCATGTATTTCATTCAATGACCACTGTGCTGTAGGTATTGAACCGAACCATGAGAGAATTAAAGAGCTTGTAGCTAAATCTTTAATGCTTGTAACGGCTTTAAATACTCATATCGGGTATGAAAATGCTGCCAAAATTGCAAAAACTGCTCATAAAAACGGGACAACGTTGAAAGAGGAAGCAATTAATCTTGGATTGTTAACCGCAGAACAGTTTGATGAATGGGTAAAACCGGAAGATATGGTGGGTAGCCTAAAATAG
- a CDS encoding T9SS type A sorting domain-containing protein: MKIYLPAWSVLRKAMYLPLFMFMMNTLLYAQKVYISSQSSQKYGPCGNCSVLNPQNVVGPDESDYTSLVIPLGLGSRIEQDLIFPSVKTHTKAVIGIGTNISGLSVQLLAGVSVETFNGNVSNNDYKIVNNEILKIGLIGTNSEKGTIEFFTTKPYDRIRISLNAGLLNLNGGLNLYYAYQLDNRVYASSETHIASSFGCNNCSLINPQNAVGPNENDYSTLTTGFYMNETDIQQTLLFPKIRTFTKLIVGVGSDSMPIDQMIKDRVYIQTIKDDDMTAERFHEIKKDPQNPNRGTIELITTVPYKGINLRLRGANSSMAPTVDLKIYYAYQEEISLDACKNVPYDPFYYFSFNGNTSSTKFGFNLHPSVLFPEFKNNIACQQGLTSTTSSYTLESSDISPSLYTGDITVSFWANIRPGDPLIPDPNDPEEYLPPTKPQPFLQLEAFGEKFHMTPRSLMIGEDFDGGQISQSGGYAHYVLVLQADNSNFDNACIYINGIPGGGSTDENGTCTSWTQQERSNHKKIKLALDRADIDELIIYNRALSESEIRLLAHSYSAITNTTFTKQPQLLASNKVKANPQEEIFTVFPNPTRGQVTLKGNIPLENANISVRNTFGTEVYRSKAKSNMIDLPATLSNGVYILTLQTSNNKVYSQKIYLTR; this comes from the coding sequence ATGAAAATTTATTTACCAGCATGGTCTGTTCTTAGAAAAGCCATGTATCTGCCCCTCTTTATGTTCATGATGAACACTTTATTATATGCACAGAAAGTTTACATAAGCAGCCAGAGCTCACAAAAGTATGGGCCATGTGGTAACTGCTCTGTTCTGAATCCTCAAAATGTTGTAGGGCCTGATGAAAGTGATTACACCTCCTTAGTAATTCCTCTGGGACTGGGCTCAAGAATTGAGCAAGATCTTATTTTCCCTTCTGTAAAAACCCATACAAAAGCTGTTATTGGCATAGGAACCAATATTTCCGGTTTATCAGTTCAACTACTTGCAGGGGTTTCTGTAGAAACCTTTAACGGAAATGTATCCAATAACGATTATAAGATTGTTAATAACGAAATACTCAAAATCGGATTAATAGGCACTAATTCAGAAAAAGGAACTATTGAGTTTTTCACAACAAAGCCTTACGACCGAATACGGATAAGTTTAAATGCGGGATTATTAAACCTCAATGGAGGACTGAATTTATATTATGCCTATCAACTGGATAACAGAGTTTATGCAAGTAGTGAAACCCACATCGCTTCTTCATTCGGCTGCAATAACTGTAGTCTTATAAATCCACAGAATGCAGTTGGCCCAAATGAAAATGACTATTCCACCTTAACAACAGGTTTCTACATGAATGAAACAGATATTCAGCAAACACTCTTATTCCCAAAAATCAGAACATTTACTAAACTTATAGTGGGCGTTGGTAGCGATAGTATGCCTATAGACCAAATGATAAAAGATAGGGTTTATATTCAAACAATTAAAGATGACGATATGACTGCAGAACGTTTCCATGAAATTAAAAAAGATCCTCAAAATCCCAACCGCGGAACAATAGAACTTATCACAACTGTACCATATAAGGGAATCAATCTTAGATTACGCGGTGCCAATTCCAGTATGGCGCCCACTGTTGACTTGAAAATCTACTACGCTTACCAGGAAGAAATCAGTCTTGACGCATGCAAAAATGTTCCTTATGATCCATTTTATTATTTTTCCTTTAATGGAAATACCAGCAGCACAAAATTTGGATTTAATCTTCATCCGTCAGTCCTTTTTCCTGAATTCAAAAATAATATAGCCTGCCAGCAAGGGCTTACTTCAACAACTTCATCATACACCCTTGAAAGCTCAGATATTTCACCTTCTCTTTATACCGGTGACATTACCGTTTCATTCTGGGCTAATATAAGGCCCGGCGATCCACTTATTCCAGATCCGAATGACCCTGAAGAATATCTTCCACCTACAAAACCACAACCTTTTCTTCAACTGGAAGCTTTTGGAGAGAAGTTTCACATGACCCCCAGAAGCCTTATGATTGGTGAAGATTTTGATGGCGGGCAAATTTCCCAATCGGGAGGTTATGCTCATTATGTACTCGTATTACAAGCTGATAATTCTAACTTCGACAACGCCTGTATTTATATTAACGGAATACCAGGGGGTGGTTCTACGGATGAAAATGGAACTTGCACATCCTGGACTCAGCAGGAAAGAAGTAACCATAAAAAGATTAAACTTGCTCTTGACCGGGCAGATATTGACGAACTGATAATTTATAACAGAGCCCTTAGTGAAAGTGAAATACGTCTGCTAGCCCACTCTTATAGCGCTATTACGAACACAACATTCACAAAACAACCTCAGCTTCTGGCATCCAATAAAGTTAAAGCCAATCCTCAAGAAGAAATATTCACTGTATTTCCTAACCCAACAAGAGGACAGGTTACATTAAAAGGGAATATTCCTTTGGAAAATGCAAATATATCTGTAAGAAACACCTTTGGAACTGAAGTTTACCGCTCCAAAGCGAAATCTAACATGATTGATTTGCCTGCAACACTATCAAACGGGGTCTATATTCTTACACTACAAACCAGCAACAATAAAGTATACAGTCAAAAGATTTATCTAACAAGATAA
- a CDS encoding ABC transporter ATP-binding protein — protein MITINNLSKTYGTATVLNIEHLEISNGETFGLVGNNGAGKTTLFSLMLDLIQASTGFVSVDGIKVNESEVWKNKVSAFVDDSFLIGYLTPEEYFYFIGELRGQNKASVDEFLKPFYDFFNGEILKSNKYIRDLSKGNQKKVGIVGAIIGNPQIIILDEPFANLDPSTQIKLKNLIKELSKQDGVTFLISSHDLSHTTEVCNRIVVVNKGQLVKDIQTTPETLKDLEQYFADQVSDPIV, from the coding sequence ATGATTACTATAAATAATTTATCTAAAACATACGGAACGGCAACCGTTCTTAATATTGAACATCTTGAAATTTCTAATGGTGAAACTTTTGGTCTGGTGGGAAATAACGGAGCCGGAAAGACCACTCTTTTTAGTCTGATGTTAGATCTTATTCAGGCAAGTACTGGGTTTGTAAGCGTTGATGGGATTAAAGTAAATGAATCCGAGGTTTGGAAAAACAAAGTTTCAGCGTTTGTAGACGATTCTTTTCTTATTGGCTATCTGACTCCTGAAGAATACTTTTACTTCATTGGTGAATTGAGAGGCCAGAATAAGGCATCTGTAGACGAATTTTTAAAACCTTTTTATGATTTTTTCAATGGTGAAATCCTTAAATCCAATAAATATATCCGGGATCTTTCGAAAGGAAATCAAAAAAAAGTAGGCATTGTAGGAGCCATTATTGGAAACCCACAAATCATCATTCTGGATGAGCCTTTTGCTAACCTGGACCCGTCTACACAGATTAAACTTAAAAATCTAATCAAGGAATTATCAAAGCAGGATGGGGTAACTTTTCTTATTTCCAGCCACGATCTTTCACATACTACAGAAGTTTGCAACAGAATAGTAGTGGTGAACAAAGGACAGCTTGTAAAAGATATTCAAACAACACCTGAGACATTGAAAGATCTTGAGCAATATTTTGCGGATCAGGTTTCTGATCCGATAGTGTAA
- a CDS encoding DUF5687 family protein, which produces MFLKFLNLEIKSFFRGTSLGVNLTMKILRFIAILYFMGCLVGGAFLVFMYVKNEIHQDPLKIVSTFLLIGWVADLAIKYLWQEIPTQNIKPFLTLNIKKRTLVNYLLVKTFFSAFSWLNSLFFITFSGIALFYGYSFPGVLSWLIGISALFYLNSFLNIFLNSTEKVAIVVAVVIAIVAALGYYNIIPIFSYSNMAFYGLYEKPYLSLIPVFIFVVMWAFCFRYIRKEFYLDQGLEAKKSVGKTENIAFLNKYGVIGAFINNDIKMLKRNKVNRGILLGSFMFLFYGLLMYTSKTYKTPAMTMFMGLFVTGGFQFLFGQRVPAFDSSYYPLMMTLNVPYKEYLKAKWWLMNIVTGVSIIIAALYSYFGWEIYVTFFAAGLYNIGVNSQFTLWSGAFNKTQIDLNSKEKRFGQKNSFNLKSMLLMVPKMLLPMAVFAGAKSLFGITAGVISIAILGLIGFLLREKIFDIIVKHYKKEKYSTLDAFKNKD; this is translated from the coding sequence ATGTTTCTAAAGTTCCTTAATCTTGAAATTAAAAGCTTTTTCCGTGGTACCTCTTTAGGGGTTAATCTTACCATGAAAATTTTAAGATTCATTGCGATTCTTTATTTTATGGGATGCCTTGTAGGTGGAGCTTTTCTGGTCTTTATGTATGTGAAGAATGAAATACATCAGGATCCTTTAAAGATTGTTTCCACATTTTTACTCATAGGCTGGGTTGCAGATTTAGCGATCAAATACCTCTGGCAGGAAATTCCAACACAAAATATCAAGCCTTTCCTTACTTTGAATATTAAAAAGAGGACATTGGTCAATTATCTGTTGGTAAAAACTTTTTTTTCTGCCTTTAGCTGGCTTAATTCTCTGTTTTTCATTACATTTTCGGGGATTGCCCTGTTTTACGGATATAGTTTTCCAGGAGTTTTATCATGGTTAATAGGAATCTCTGCTTTATTTTATCTAAATAGCTTTCTCAACATTTTTCTCAACAGCACAGAAAAGGTTGCTATTGTTGTAGCTGTAGTTATTGCAATAGTAGCAGCGTTGGGCTATTATAATATTATCCCAATATTTTCTTACTCAAACATGGCTTTCTATGGCCTATATGAGAAACCATATCTTTCCCTAATTCCTGTTTTCATATTTGTTGTAATGTGGGCGTTTTGTTTTAGATATATCCGTAAAGAATTCTATCTGGATCAAGGCCTTGAAGCAAAAAAATCAGTAGGTAAAACAGAAAATATTGCTTTTCTAAATAAATATGGAGTCATAGGAGCATTCATTAACAATGATATAAAGATGCTGAAACGTAATAAAGTAAACAGAGGTATTCTTTTGGGAAGCTTTATGTTTCTTTTCTATGGATTGCTGATGTATACTTCTAAAACGTACAAAACTCCTGCAATGACAATGTTCATGGGGCTTTTTGTAACGGGAGGATTTCAGTTTCTGTTTGGACAAAGAGTTCCTGCCTTTGACAGCTCTTATTATCCTCTGATGATGACTCTGAATGTTCCCTACAAAGAATATTTAAAGGCCAAATGGTGGCTGATGAATATTGTAACTGGGGTGTCAATCATTATAGCTGCATTGTATAGCTATTTTGGCTGGGAAATTTATGTTACTTTTTTTGCGGCCGGGCTTTATAATATCGGAGTGAATTCACAATTTACACTTTGGTCTGGAGCATTCAATAAAACTCAGATTGACCTTAATTCAAAAGAAAAAAGATTCGGGCAGAAAAATAGTTTCAATTTGAAATCGATGCTGTTGATGGTTCCTAAAATGCTGCTTCCTATGGCTGTATTTGCCGGTGCAAAATCTCTTTTTGGAATTACTGCAGGGGTGATAAGTATCGCCATCTTGGGGCTGATAGGGTTTTTACTGCGGGAGAAAATCTTTGATATCATTGTGAAACACTATAAAAAAGAGAAATACAGCACACTGGATGCATTTAAAAATAAAGACTAA
- a CDS encoding DNA repair protein RecN, with protein MLSRIYIKNFALIDTLEVSLNNGLQVITGETGAGKSIILGALRLILGERADVKSISKAEEKSVVETEFALNNQFKKFFIENDLDYELQTIIRREILPSGKSRAFINDVPVTLDILKELSSQLIDIHSQFETSNLFTSEYQFKIIDGLSENKKIIEDYQQEFSTFQNLKTLLKKLKIQLSEANKESDYKDFLLTELEELNLDDVDYEDIQNQLSIQENAGMISENVGQILSRFHQEEIGILSFFNEAKTKLSKISGVSTSFAELDQRFDTSFVELKDIISELEHEAEKLEINPESLLVLTELNNKINALFLKHNVSELKELIEIRNDLAGDQKGASELETQIIETEENIAEKEKSLQVLAEKLSKNRKKNIPVFIKKAEGLLKKLGLEKARVDIELQDVEEFNQFGKENIQLLFQANSGFPLKPIQTAISGGERSRVMLAVKKIIAESDELPTLILDEIDTGVSGKVAEEIGNLMREMSEDMQLIVISHLAQVAAKGNDNYKVVKQDIAGKTQSTIIPLSDEEKLNEIAQLLSGSKITEAALAQAKELIG; from the coding sequence ATGCTTTCAAGAATTTACATTAAGAATTTCGCCCTGATTGATACCCTTGAAGTATCATTAAATAACGGTCTTCAGGTAATTACCGGAGAAACCGGAGCAGGGAAATCCATTATTTTGGGTGCATTGCGTCTTATTTTGGGCGAAAGGGCAGATGTAAAATCCATTTCAAAAGCAGAAGAAAAGAGCGTTGTAGAAACAGAGTTTGCATTAAACAATCAATTCAAGAAATTTTTTATTGAAAACGATCTTGATTATGAATTGCAGACCATTATCAGAAGAGAAATATTACCATCCGGAAAATCAAGAGCATTCATCAATGATGTTCCGGTAACATTAGATATCTTGAAAGAGCTTTCTTCTCAGTTAATTGATATCCATTCTCAATTTGAAACATCCAATCTTTTTACCTCAGAATATCAGTTTAAAATTATTGATGGCCTTTCTGAAAATAAAAAAATCATTGAAGACTATCAGCAGGAGTTTTCAACTTTTCAGAATCTGAAAACATTGCTAAAAAAGTTGAAAATACAACTTTCGGAAGCCAATAAAGAAAGTGATTATAAAGATTTCTTACTTACTGAGCTTGAAGAATTGAACCTGGATGATGTAGATTACGAAGATATTCAAAACCAGTTATCTATTCAGGAAAATGCAGGTATGATCTCTGAAAACGTTGGTCAGATTCTGTCCAGATTTCATCAGGAAGAGATTGGAATCCTTTCATTCTTTAATGAAGCAAAGACTAAGCTTTCCAAAATTTCAGGTGTTTCAACCAGTTTCGCAGAGCTGGATCAAAGATTTGATACTTCATTTGTAGAGTTGAAAGATATTATTTCTGAGCTTGAACATGAAGCTGAGAAGCTGGAGATTAATCCGGAAAGCCTTCTTGTTCTTACAGAACTGAATAATAAGATTAATGCGTTATTTCTCAAACATAATGTTTCAGAGCTTAAAGAGCTGATAGAGATCAGAAATGATCTGGCGGGAGATCAGAAGGGTGCATCAGAACTTGAGACACAAATTATTGAAACTGAAGAGAATATTGCTGAAAAAGAAAAATCTCTTCAGGTTCTGGCGGAAAAGCTTTCCAAAAACAGAAAAAAGAATATTCCTGTTTTCATTAAAAAGGCAGAAGGACTTCTTAAAAAACTGGGGCTGGAAAAAGCCAGAGTAGATATAGAATTGCAGGATGTGGAAGAGTTTAATCAATTCGGAAAAGAAAATATCCAGCTTTTATTCCAGGCTAATTCAGGATTTCCTTTGAAGCCAATCCAAACAGCCATTTCAGGCGGTGAAAGATCAAGAGTTATGCTTGCGGTAAAAAAGATTATTGCTGAAAGTGATGAATTGCCAACGTTGATTTTAGACGAAATTGATACAGGAGTTTCAGGAAAAGTAGCCGAGGAAATTGGAAACCTGATGCGCGAAATGTCTGAAGATATGCAGCTGATTGTTATTTCTCACCTTGCACAGGTTGCCGCCAAAGGAAATGATAATTATAAAGTGGTAAAACAGGATATTGCCGGGAAAACCCAATCTACCATCATTCCTTTAAGCGATGAAGAAAAACTCAATGAAATCGCCCAATTGCTATCAGGAAGTAAAATTACTGAAGCAGCACTCGCTCAGGCGAAAGAACTTATTGGCTAA